One region of Aquificaceae bacterium genomic DNA includes:
- the tyrS gene encoding tyrosine--tRNA ligase, with protein EQLKLLKQGTVEIIEEEELLEKLKEGRPLRIKAGFDPTAPDLHLGHTVLLQKLRQFQLLGHEVYFVIGDFTAMIGDPTGRSETRPPLSREQVLENAKTYEHQVFKVLLPEKTNIVFNSTWLSSLGTEGIIKLAGQYTVARMLERDDFSKRFKEGNPIYIHEFLYPLLQGYDSVFLKADVELGGTDQKFNLLVGRDLQRAFGQKPQVCITMPLLVGLDGVKKMSKSYGNYIGITEEPNQMFGKIMSISDELMWDYYLLLTDYRQEEIEEFKKNLHPMEAKKRLAHYIVSRYHSKESADKALEFFEKTFSQREFPEDAQVIRVPAGYRQKAYEFLFELGIEASKNSARRLIEGGGLKINGQKIQDPNQEIQVSEELKLQVGKKRFYRIIPQ; from the coding sequence GAGCAACTTAAACTTCTCAAGCAGGGAACTGTAGAGATAATAGAAGAAGAGGAGCTTTTGGAAAAGCTAAAAGAGGGTAGACCGCTTCGTATAAAGGCTGGCTTTGACCCTACCGCTCCAGACCTTCATCTTGGACATACGGTTCTTCTTCAAAAACTGCGTCAGTTTCAACTCTTGGGGCATGAGGTTTATTTTGTGATAGGTGATTTTACCGCCATGATAGGAGACCCTACAGGAAGGAGTGAGACAAGACCGCCTCTTAGTAGGGAGCAGGTCTTAGAAAACGCCAAAACCTACGAACATCAAGTCTTTAAGGTGCTCCTGCCGGAGAAAACCAACATAGTCTTTAACAGCACTTGGCTTTCTTCTCTTGGAACAGAGGGTATTATAAAGCTGGCAGGTCAATACACAGTGGCGAGGATGTTAGAAAGAGATGACTTTTCAAAAAGGTTTAAAGAGGGTAATCCCATATATATCCACGAGTTTCTCTATCCATTGCTTCAAGGTTATGACTCTGTTTTCTTAAAAGCGGATGTGGAGCTGGGTGGCACAGACCAGAAGTTTAACTTGCTTGTAGGAAGAGACCTTCAGAGAGCCTTCGGTCAAAAGCCTCAAGTGTGTATAACCATGCCACTTTTGGTGGGTCTTGACGGTGTAAAGAAGATGTCCAAGTCCTATGGCAATTACATAGGCATTACGGAAGAGCCAAACCAAATGTTTGGAAAGATTATGTCCATCTCCGATGAGCTTATGTGGGATTACTACCTTCTGCTTACAGACTATAGGCAGGAAGAGATAGAGGAGTTTAAAAAGAACTTACATCCTATGGAAGCCAAAAAGAGGCTTGCTCATTACATAGTTTCCCGTTATCACTCAAAGGAAAGTGCGGACAAAGCCCTTGAGTTCTTTGAAAAAACCTTTTCTCAAAGAGAGTTTCCAGAGGACGCACAGGTCATAAGAGTTCCTGCAGGCTATCGCCAAAAGGCTTATGAATTTCTCTTTGAGTTGGGTATAGAAGCGTCAAAAAACTCCGCACGCAGGCTCATAGAAGGTGGAGGTCTTAAGATAAACGGTCAAAAGATACAAGACCCAAATCAGGAAATTCAAGTATCCGAGGAGCTAAAACTTCAAGTTGGTAAAAAGAGGTTTTATAGGATTATTCCCCAGTAG
- the rsmH gene encoding 16S rRNA (cytosine(1402)-N(4))-methyltransferase RsmH: MHIPVLLEESTDLLLGNGGKLYVDCTIGLGGHTRRILEKNPQAFVIGIDRDPYALEMAQENLKDFEGRYSLYHANFSDLDEVLKMEGLLQVDGFLFDLGVSMLQLKSPRGFSFQRDEPLDMRMNPEDRLSAYQVVNNYSERDLERIFKEYGEEPYAKRIARAIVLARAKKPIETTLELVEIITSVLPYKGGRIHPATRVFQAIRIEVNEELKSLEIALRKTLDFLRSGGRVVVISFHSLEDRIVKNFIKTYLKPLTKKPITPTMEEVKKNPASRSAKLRAGEKP, translated from the coding sequence ATGCATATTCCTGTTCTTCTTGAGGAGTCCACAGACCTACTGTTAGGTAATGGAGGAAAACTTTATGTGGATTGCACCATAGGTCTTGGTGGGCATACGCGTAGGATATTGGAGAAAAACCCACAAGCCTTTGTGATAGGCATAGACAGAGACCCTTATGCACTTGAGATGGCACAGGAAAACCTCAAAGACTTTGAAGGTAGATATAGCCTTTATCATGCAAACTTTTCGGACCTTGACGAAGTCCTCAAAATGGAAGGACTTTTGCAGGTGGACGGTTTTCTCTTTGACCTTGGTGTCTCTATGCTACAGTTAAAGAGTCCAAGAGGCTTTTCCTTTCAAAGGGACGAGCCATTGGATATGAGGATGAACCCAGAGGACAGGTTGAGTGCCTACCAAGTGGTCAATAACTATTCGGAGAGGGATTTGGAAAGAATATTCAAAGAATACGGAGAAGAGCCTTATGCAAAAAGGATAGCAAGGGCGATAGTTTTGGCAAGAGCCAAAAAACCCATAGAAACTACCCTTGAGCTTGTGGAGATAATAACTTCCGTTTTACCTTACAAGGGTGGAAGGATACATCCTGCCACAAGGGTCTTTCAGGCTATAAGGATAGAGGTAAACGAAGAGCTAAAGAGCCTTGAGATAGCCCTGCGGAAGACCCTTGACTTTCTTAGGTCTGGAGGTAGAGTAGTGGTCATATCCTTTCATTCTCTTGAAGACAGGATAGTAAAGAACTTTATAAAAACATATCTTAAACCCTTGACAAAAAAACCGATAACGCCTACTATGGAAGAAGTAAAGAAAAACCCTGCAAGTAGAAGTGCAAAGTTGAGGGCAGGAGAAAAGCCATGA
- a CDS encoding ribonuclease HII: MTEYEKAYWERGLLVAGVDEAGRGPLAGPLVACAVILPPFTEPFIDKDSKAMSVKEREETYEIIRAKALAIGTAVVDSAVIDRIGIIKANLLAFKRALEDLKHKFHVVISDYLPVEGYECIPLVKGDEKSLSCACASVVAKVLRDRIMEHYHKLYPQYNFSKHKGYATREHIKAIRLYRESPIHRKSFSPIRQFSLFED; encoded by the coding sequence AAGCGGGAAGGGGTCCCTTGGCTGGACCTCTTGTTGCCTGCGCGGTCATACTTCCACCCTTTACAGAACCTTTTATAGACAAGGACTCAAAGGCTATGAGTGTAAAGGAGAGGGAGGAAACTTATGAGATTATAAGGGCAAAGGCTCTTGCCATAGGCACTGCGGTTGTGGATTCTGCTGTCATAGATAGGATTGGTATTATAAAGGCAAATCTGCTTGCCTTTAAAAGGGCTTTGGAAGACCTAAAGCATAAGTTTCACGTGGTTATAAGCGACTACCTGCCTGTGGAAGGTTATGAATGTATTCCTCTTGTGAAGGGTGATGAAAAGAGCCTTAGCTGTGCCTGTGCCAGCGTTGTGGCAAAGGTTCTCAGAGACAGAATAATGGAGCATTATCATAAACTCTACCCTCAGTATAACTTTTCAAAACATAAAGGCTACGCAACAAGGGAGCATATAAAAGCTATAAGACTTTACAGAGAAAGTCCAATACACAGGAAGAGCTTTTCTCCAATAAGACAGTTCAGCCTTTTTGAAGATTAA